A region of Ignavibacteria bacterium DNA encodes the following proteins:
- a CDS encoding helix-turn-helix transcriptional regulator: MKKNEAIRKAKNFDELLDVQYGKIGTKKRDAFEARAQYFVISEMLREARREADLTQEQLAEKVGTKKSYISRLENGKCDIQLSTLYRIFEDGLGKRISLLIA; encoded by the coding sequence ATGAAAAAGAACGAAGCAATACGTAAAGCAAAAAACTTTGATGAGTTGTTAGATGTTCAGTACGGAAAAATCGGGACAAAAAAGCGTGATGCGTTTGAAGCACGTGCGCAATATTTTGTTATCAGCGAAATGTTGAGAGAAGCGCGACGTGAAGCCGATTTGACGCAAGAACAACTAGCTGAAAAAGTTGGAACAAAGAAAAGTTATATCTCACGACTCGAAAATGGAAAATGCGATATTCAACTTTCTACATTGTATAGAATTTTTGAAGACGGATTAGGAAAACGCATCAGTTTACTCATTGCATAA
- a CDS encoding phosphoribosylformylglycinamidine synthase yields MPSNLQLVTCNSQSSSLLDESSHRHHSNTSSVSSHSTSHISHPKEFSVHSSTLMLLDGFLSMGQVQKISEVFANPLIHSIRIKNRTAYRNGNGMGIHIPKVELKPHPQADEVHLNVSDEELLKIGKFGILDRVDESGNVNDSTRREIRRGSLALDLEYLKTIQSYFKSLGRNPTDVELESLAQTWSEHCKHTIFAAQIDEIEDGIFKHYIKRATEKIRIAKGENDICISVFHDNAGGIIFDENFVVTDKVETHNTPSALDPFGGAITGILGVNRDAVGFGKGAKPILNRYGFCFGFPDDEQELYRDKEKFNPLLSSKRIMEGVIDGVNVGGNCSGIPTPQGFLYFNERYKGKPLVFVGTVGIIPRNYELRITNYELQKTPSLHNFNTLIEKCAQIGDYIVMIGGRVGQDGIHGATFSSEALHEASPSTAVQIGDAITQKKLSDAIVKEARDLNLFNSITDNGAGGLSCSVAEMAKECGGCFVELEKVPTKYPNLPPWKIWISESQERMTLAVPKEKWTAFSDLMNRRGIEATIIGEFTNSGKCVVTFHGKEVMNIDLHFLHDGLPKKVLKTNERKEHRAKSVEQGVWSEEQRDSNNGKSFSSQLLNYSTTSNTHHKSHIANLLHLLSHPNLTSTEFVSQQYDHTVQGTGIISGLQGKGRVNGNTSVIRPLFNSWKGVSVSQALYPHLTESGPYLTAGFTIDQAIRNLVAVGTPLNHIALLDNFCWCDSNNPKRLWQLKETARGCYDFAVDFGTPFISGKDSMFNDFHGYDENGNEVNISALPTLLISSLGVVQDVRKCQTMDFKFADDEIFLVGENSFDSKIITQKSTSNCKVIEEAIENEILSSSYAIGYGGIEIGLAKMSIAGQLGIDVQLDDEFIFSETTSRFLVTVTKENVKQFSEMVSRHNSTATKLGTVLSSEIFSIKNLKNESIIETSIEELENAYRKTFLNY; encoded by the coding sequence ATGCCGAGCAACTTGCAACTTGTAACATGTAACTCGCAATCTTCATCACTCCTCGACGAGTCGAGTCATCGACATCACTCAAATACTTCTTCAGTTTCCTCACATTCCACATCTCACATCTCACATCCGAAAGAATTCTCCGTTCATTCATCAACGCTAATGCTGCTTGATGGATTTCTTTCGATGGGACAAGTGCAAAAGATTTCAGAAGTGTTTGCAAATCCGCTCATCCACTCCATTCGTATAAAAAACAGAACTGCATATCGCAACGGAAACGGAATGGGAATTCATATTCCGAAAGTAGAATTGAAACCGCATCCGCAAGCAGATGAAGTACATTTAAATGTAAGTGATGAAGAACTTCTGAAAATTGGAAAGTTTGGAATTCTTGATAGAGTTGATGAAAGTGGAAATGTCAACGACTCGACTCGTCGAGAAATTCGTCGTGGTTCGCTTGCACTTGATTTAGAATATTTGAAAACGATTCAATCGTATTTCAAGTCGCTCGGAAGAAATCCCACTGATGTTGAACTTGAATCGCTTGCGCAAACGTGGAGCGAACATTGCAAACACACAATCTTCGCAGCGCAAATTGATGAAATTGAAGATGGAATTTTCAAACACTATATCAAACGCGCAACGGAAAAAATAAGAATAGCGAAAGGTGAAAACGATATTTGTATTTCTGTTTTTCACGATAATGCCGGTGGAATAATTTTCGATGAGAATTTTGTCGTTACGGATAAAGTGGAAACGCATAACACTCCATCTGCACTTGACCCGTTTGGCGGCGCGATTACCGGAATTCTCGGAGTGAATCGCGATGCGGTTGGATTTGGGAAAGGCGCAAAACCAATTCTCAATCGTTACGGATTTTGTTTCGGATTTCCTGATGATGAACAGGAACTCTATCGCGATAAAGAAAAATTCAATCCGTTACTTTCTTCAAAAAGAATAATGGAAGGTGTGATTGATGGCGTAAATGTCGGAGGAAATTGTTCCGGCATACCAACACCGCAAGGATTTTTGTATTTCAACGAGCGCTACAAAGGAAAACCTCTTGTGTTTGTCGGAACTGTGGGAATCATTCCAAGAAATTACGAATTACGAATTACGAATTACGAATTACAAAAAACCCCATCACTCCATAACTTCAACACCCTCATTGAGAAATGTGCTCAAATCGGCGATTATATTGTAATGATTGGCGGACGAGTTGGACAAGATGGAATTCACGGTGCGACATTTTCTTCCGAAGCATTACACGAAGCGAGTCCATCCACAGCGGTTCAAATCGGCGACGCAATTACTCAGAAAAAACTAAGTGATGCAATAGTTAAAGAAGCGCGCGATTTGAATTTATTCAACAGCATCACGGATAACGGCGCAGGTGGATTATCATGCTCCGTTGCAGAGATGGCGAAAGAGTGCGGCGGATGTTTTGTTGAACTGGAAAAAGTTCCGACGAAATATCCCAATCTTCCTCCATGGAAAATCTGGATTTCCGAATCGCAAGAACGTATGACTCTTGCAGTTCCGAAAGAAAAATGGACAGCATTTTCTGACTTAATGAATCGCCGTGGAATTGAAGCAACCATCATCGGAGAATTTACGAACAGCGGAAAATGCGTCGTAACATTTCACGGGAAAGAAGTGATGAACATTGATCTGCATTTTCTTCACGATGGATTGCCGAAGAAGGTTTTGAAAACAAATGAAAGAAAAGAGCATAGAGCAAAGAGCGTAGAGCAAGGAGTATGGAGCGAGGAACAACGAGACTCGAACAACGGAAAGAGTTTTTCATCTCAACTACTCAACTACTCAACTACTTCAAACACACATCACAAATCTCATATCGCAAATCTTTTACATCTTCTCTCCCATCCGAATCTCACAAGCACAGAATTTGTTTCGCAGCAATACGACCACACAGTTCAAGGAACGGGCATCATTAGTGGTTTGCAAGGCAAAGGACGCGTGAACGGAAACACGAGCGTGATTCGTCCGTTGTTTAATTCGTGGAAGGGAGTTTCTGTTTCGCAGGCATTGTATCCGCATCTCACGGAATCGGGTCCATACTTGACTGCAGGATTTACGATTGACCAAGCGATTCGCAATCTTGTCGCAGTAGGCACACCGTTGAACCACATTGCATTGCTCGATAATTTTTGTTGGTGCGATTCCAATAATCCAAAGCGATTGTGGCAATTGAAAGAAACTGCACGCGGTTGTTACGATTTTGCCGTTGATTTCGGAACGCCGTTTATTTCAGGCAAAGATTCGATGTTCAATGATTTTCATGGTTATGATGAAAATGGAAACGAAGTCAATATTTCCGCATTGCCAACGTTGTTAATTTCCTCACTCGGCGTTGTACAAGATGTACGAAAATGTCAAACGATGGATTTCAAATTTGCTGATGACGAAATTTTTCTTGTTGGAGAAAATTCATTTGATTCAAAAATCATAACACAAAAATCAACCTCGAATTGCAAAGTAATCGAAGAAGCAATTGAAAATGAAATTCTTTCTTCTTCCTATGCAATTGGTTATGGAGGAATAGAAATCGGTTTGGCAAAAATGAGTATTGCGGGACAACTCGGAATTGATGTTCAACTTGATGATGAGTTTATATTTTCAGAAACCACATCAAGATTTCTTGTAACTGTTACCAAAGAAAATGTAAAGCAATTTTCCGAAATGGTTTCTCGGCACAATTCAACCGCAACAAAATTAGGAACAGTTCTTTCTTCAGAAATATTTTCCATCAAGAATTTGAAGAATGAAAGCATCATCGAAACAAGTATTGAAGAATTAGAAAACGCATACAGAAAAACATTTTTGAATTATTGA
- the purQ gene encoding phosphoribosylformylglycinamidine synthase I, with amino-acid sequence MKPKTFILSGYGFNCEEETKIAFELSGGSAEIIHINDWIDNKNQIREYQIFAIPGGFSYGDDTGSGNAMANKIRNHCWDELLKFISEDKLVIGICNGFQVLVNLGLLPAVNGEYGKRTAAMLHNTSARYINRWVNVKTTSEKCIFTKNISQMFIPVAHGEGNFFVEVETLSHLKANEQIALRYVCEDGTNANGEFPSNPNGSLDDIAGMCDASGRVFGLMPHPERGMFFTQRPDWTLLKEKLKREEKPLPEWNDGIEIFRNAVHYF; translated from the coding sequence ATGAAACCAAAAACATTCATACTCTCTGGCTACGGATTCAACTGCGAAGAAGAAACGAAAATCGCGTTTGAACTTTCCGGCGGAAGCGCAGAAATTATTCATATCAACGATTGGATTGATAACAAAAATCAAATCCGTGAATATCAAATCTTTGCAATTCCCGGAGGGTTTTCGTACGGTGATGATACGGGTTCGGGAAATGCAATGGCAAATAAAATCCGCAATCATTGTTGGGACGAATTGCTGAAATTTATTTCCGAAGATAAACTCGTCATCGGTATTTGCAATGGATTTCAAGTGCTCGTCAATTTGGGTTTACTTCCCGCGGTGAACGGCGAGTATGGAAAACGAACTGCCGCAATGTTGCACAATACTTCTGCGCGGTACATCAATCGCTGGGTAAATGTGAAAACTACGAGCGAAAAATGTATCTTCACGAAAAATATTTCGCAAATGTTCATTCCTGTTGCGCACGGAGAAGGAAACTTTTTTGTGGAAGTTGAAACACTTTCTCACTTAAAGGCGAACGAACAAATTGCCTTACGTTATGTTTGCGAAGATGGAACAAACGCAAACGGAGAATTTCCATCTAATCCCAACGGTTCACTGGATGATATTGCAGGAATGTGCGATGCGAGCGGTAGAGTGTTTGGTTTGATGCCTCATCCTGAACGAGGAATGTTTTTTACGCAACGACCCGATTGGACTTTGCTGAAGGAAAAATTGAAACGCGAAGAAAAACCACTTCCTGAATGGAATGATGGAATAGAAATTTTTAGAAATGCAGTACATTATTTTTAG
- a CDS encoding dihydroorotate oxidase, with product MISLSITIANVTFPSCIYNASGALCTSLEELIAIGNSKSGAILSKSCTLEPREGNPSPRYHSLPYGSINSMGIPNLGYKKYAEFAKSLKRFGKPYIVSVSGMTFDDNVTIVRELSSVTEIDLLELNLSCPNLIGKPQVGYDFEQSKILFEKVFSVCKKPLGVKLPPYFDFIHFEQMANVLNQFPLEFVTCINSLGNGLAIDVETETVMIKPKGGFGGIGGKYAKPTALANVRKFYELLNRNISIIGVGGIETGSDVFEYLLCGASAVQIGTILVEEGVKCFERIEKELQELMEKKGYSSVDEVKGKLKTL from the coding sequence ATGATTTCACTTTCCATAACAATTGCAAATGTAACATTTCCATCGTGTATCTACAATGCTTCCGGAGCATTGTGTACTTCATTAGAAGAACTAATAGCGATTGGCAATTCAAAATCCGGCGCGATACTTTCCAAATCATGCACACTTGAACCACGCGAAGGAAATCCATCACCGCGTTATCATTCACTTCCGTATGGCTCCATTAACTCGATGGGAATTCCGAATCTCGGCTACAAAAAATATGCAGAGTTTGCAAAGTCCTTGAAGCGATTCGGAAAACCGTATATCGTCAGTGTTTCGGGAATGACGTTTGATGATAACGTTACGATTGTAAGAGAACTTTCTTCTGTTACAGAAATTGATTTGCTCGAACTCAATTTATCGTGTCCCAACCTCATCGGTAAACCACAAGTCGGATATGATTTTGAGCAATCAAAAATTCTTTTTGAAAAAGTTTTTTCAGTTTGCAAAAAGCCACTTGGCGTAAAACTTCCTCCGTATTTTGATTTCATTCACTTTGAACAAATGGCAAACGTGTTGAATCAATTTCCTCTTGAATTCGTAACGTGTATAAACTCATTGGGAAATGGACTCGCGATTGATGTTGAGACAGAAACGGTGATGATAAAACCGAAAGGCGGATTTGGCGGAATAGGTGGGAAGTATGCAAAACCAACTGCGCTTGCAAACGTGAGAAAGTTTTATGAATTGCTGAACAGAAATATTTCGATTATCGGTGTTGGAGGAATTGAAACCGGAAGTGACGTTTTTGAATATTTACTTTGCGGCGCAAGTGCAGTGCAAATTGGAACAATACTCGTTGAAGAAGGAGTGAAATGTTTTGAGAGAATTGAAAAAGAATTGCAAGAGTTGATGGAGAAGAAAGGATATTCGAGTGTGGACGAAGTAAAAGGAAAATTGAAAACACTTTAA